A stretch of the Panicum virgatum strain AP13 chromosome 9N, P.virgatum_v5, whole genome shotgun sequence genome encodes the following:
- the LOC120691644 gene encoding BTB/POZ domain-containing protein SR1IP1-like isoform X1, with translation MENPFDNPAMKRTSEWILSQEFPSDITIQVGEATFNLHKLRLASRCGYIRKQVPGINGSKVTHIDITGMPGGARAFELVTNFCYGEDLEITEDNVAMLRCAAEHLDMTDESNGASLVGRTEAYLEAVALTTLAGAVAVLRRSEELIPVAEEVDLVGRSIDAIAHITCNDSRFTMSLGSSTAGSYNGVNVWKAVDDWWADELTSLRIDTFQRVLIAMKARGFKGIALGTLIMLYAQKSLRRQNMHGRDKKKMDPRQEHEKRVVLETIVSLLPKEKNTISVSFLSMLLRAALHLDTTLACRLDLEKRMAAQLGQAVLNDLLIPSSSPEDGTTFDVDAVQRILAGYLEHEGEATRLDYSTDDEFISTASPPNDVGMVGKLMEAYLAEVSSDVNLPIDKFTGLTEMIPHRARFNEDGMYRAIDIYLKAHPHLSEAERKKVCKAMDCQRLSREACAHAAQNDRLPVQTVVQALYHEQRRLGEAPAHPPSRASSFSGGESPAQSLPYKPARSLRGRHARGGAAQDDLSRLQRENEELRMELMRLKMRLRDPPAGGGAPPPPGRAPLPKKPGSGGFMNNVSRKLGRLNPFLRHDAMGGGKVRAKPPKDRRHSIGW, from the exons ATGGAGAACCCGTTCGACAACCCGGCGATGAAGAGAACCAGCGAGTG GATCCTTTCACAGGAATTCCCGAGCGATATCACCATCCAGGTCGGGGAGGCGACCTTCAACTTGCACAAG CTCCGGCTGGCATCGAGGTGCGGCTACATACGGAAGCAGGTGCCGGGGATCAATGGCTCCAAGGTCACCCACATCGACATCACGGGCATGCCGGGCGGCGCCAGGGCGTTCGAGCTCGTCACCAATTTCTGCTACGGCGAGGACCTCGAGATCACGGAGGACAACGTCGCGATGCTGCGGTGCGCCGCGGAGCACCTGGACATGACCGACGAGAGCAACGGCGCGAGCCTGGTGGGCAGGACGGAGGCCTACCTGGAGGCCGTGGCGCTGACGACCCTCGCCGGCGCGGTCGCCGTGCTCCGCAGGTCCGAGGAGCTCATCCCGGTGGCCGAGGAGGTGGACCTCGTCGGCAGGAGCATCGACGCCATCGCGCACATCACCTGCAACGACAGCCGGTTCACCATGTCGCTGGGCAGCAGCACGGCCGGTAGCTACAACGGCGTGAACGTGTGGAAGGCCGTCGACGACTGGTGGGCCGACGAGCTGACCTCGCTGCGGATTGACACGTTCCAGAGAGTCCTGATCGCGATGAAGGCGAGGGGGTTCAAGGGCATTGCTTTGGGCACGCTGATCATGCTCTATGCCCAGAAGTCTCTGCGAAGACAG AACATGCACGGGAGGGACAAGAAGAAGATGGACCCGAGGCAAGAGCACGAGAAGCGGGTGGTCCTTGAGACGATCGTGAGCCTGCTGCCCAAGGAGAAGAACACCATTTCTGTGAGCTTCCTGTCGATGCTGCTGCGAGCGGCGCTCCACCTGGACACGACGCTGGCCTGCCGGCTCGACCTCGAGAAGCGGATGGCCGCGCAGCTCGGGCAGGCTGTGCTCAACGACCTCCTGATCCCGTCCTCCTCGCCCGAGGACGGCACCACGTTCGACGTCGATGCCGTCCAGAGGATCCTGGCCGGGTACCTGGAGCACGAGGGCGAGGCGACCCGGCTCGACTACAGCACGGACGACGAATTCATCTCGACGGCGTCGCCGCCCAACGACGTCGGCATGGTCGGCAAACTCATGGAGGCCTACCTGGCCGAGGTCTCCTCGGACGTGAACCTgcccatcgacaagttcaccggTCTCACCGAGATGATCCCGCACCGCGCCAGGTTTAACGAGGACGGCATGTACCGCGCCATCGACATCTACTTGAAG GCGCATCCGCATCTGAGCGAGGCCGAGAGGAAGAAGGTGTGCAAGGCGATGGACTGCCAGCGGCTGTCGCGCGAGGCGTGCGCGCACGCGGCGCAGAACGACCGGCTGCCAGTGCAGACGGTGGTGCAGGCCCTCTACCACGAGCAGCGGCGCCtgggcgaggcccccgcgcacCCGCCCAGCCGCGCGTCGTCCTTCTCCGGCGGCGAGTCCCCGGCCCAGTCGCTGCCCTACAAGCCGGCGCGGAGCCTCAGGGGCCGGCAcgcccggggcggcgcggcgcaggacGACTTGTCGCGGCTGCAGCGGGAGAACGAGGAGCTCAGGATGGAGCTGATGAGGCTGAAGATGCGCCTGCGGGACCCTCCGGCCGGgggcggagctccgccgccgccggggcgggcCCCGCTGCCGAAGAAGCCCGGCAGCGGCGGGTTCATGAACAACGTGTCCAGGAAGCTCGGGCGGCTGAACCCGTTCCTGCGGCATGACGCCATGGGTGGCGGGAAGGTGCGCGCGAAGCCGCCAAAGGATCGGAGGCACTCGATCGGCTGGTGA
- the LOC120691644 gene encoding BTB/POZ domain-containing protein SR1IP1-like isoform X2, whose protein sequence is MENPFDNPAMKRTSEILSQEFPSDITIQVGEATFNLHKLRLASRCGYIRKQVPGINGSKVTHIDITGMPGGARAFELVTNFCYGEDLEITEDNVAMLRCAAEHLDMTDESNGASLVGRTEAYLEAVALTTLAGAVAVLRRSEELIPVAEEVDLVGRSIDAIAHITCNDSRFTMSLGSSTAGSYNGVNVWKAVDDWWADELTSLRIDTFQRVLIAMKARGFKGIALGTLIMLYAQKSLRRQNMHGRDKKKMDPRQEHEKRVVLETIVSLLPKEKNTISVSFLSMLLRAALHLDTTLACRLDLEKRMAAQLGQAVLNDLLIPSSSPEDGTTFDVDAVQRILAGYLEHEGEATRLDYSTDDEFISTASPPNDVGMVGKLMEAYLAEVSSDVNLPIDKFTGLTEMIPHRARFNEDGMYRAIDIYLKAHPHLSEAERKKVCKAMDCQRLSREACAHAAQNDRLPVQTVVQALYHEQRRLGEAPAHPPSRASSFSGGESPAQSLPYKPARSLRGRHARGGAAQDDLSRLQRENEELRMELMRLKMRLRDPPAGGGAPPPPGRAPLPKKPGSGGFMNNVSRKLGRLNPFLRHDAMGGGKVRAKPPKDRRHSIGW, encoded by the exons ATGGAGAACCCGTTCGACAACCCGGCGATGAAGAGAACCAGCGA GATCCTTTCACAGGAATTCCCGAGCGATATCACCATCCAGGTCGGGGAGGCGACCTTCAACTTGCACAAG CTCCGGCTGGCATCGAGGTGCGGCTACATACGGAAGCAGGTGCCGGGGATCAATGGCTCCAAGGTCACCCACATCGACATCACGGGCATGCCGGGCGGCGCCAGGGCGTTCGAGCTCGTCACCAATTTCTGCTACGGCGAGGACCTCGAGATCACGGAGGACAACGTCGCGATGCTGCGGTGCGCCGCGGAGCACCTGGACATGACCGACGAGAGCAACGGCGCGAGCCTGGTGGGCAGGACGGAGGCCTACCTGGAGGCCGTGGCGCTGACGACCCTCGCCGGCGCGGTCGCCGTGCTCCGCAGGTCCGAGGAGCTCATCCCGGTGGCCGAGGAGGTGGACCTCGTCGGCAGGAGCATCGACGCCATCGCGCACATCACCTGCAACGACAGCCGGTTCACCATGTCGCTGGGCAGCAGCACGGCCGGTAGCTACAACGGCGTGAACGTGTGGAAGGCCGTCGACGACTGGTGGGCCGACGAGCTGACCTCGCTGCGGATTGACACGTTCCAGAGAGTCCTGATCGCGATGAAGGCGAGGGGGTTCAAGGGCATTGCTTTGGGCACGCTGATCATGCTCTATGCCCAGAAGTCTCTGCGAAGACAG AACATGCACGGGAGGGACAAGAAGAAGATGGACCCGAGGCAAGAGCACGAGAAGCGGGTGGTCCTTGAGACGATCGTGAGCCTGCTGCCCAAGGAGAAGAACACCATTTCTGTGAGCTTCCTGTCGATGCTGCTGCGAGCGGCGCTCCACCTGGACACGACGCTGGCCTGCCGGCTCGACCTCGAGAAGCGGATGGCCGCGCAGCTCGGGCAGGCTGTGCTCAACGACCTCCTGATCCCGTCCTCCTCGCCCGAGGACGGCACCACGTTCGACGTCGATGCCGTCCAGAGGATCCTGGCCGGGTACCTGGAGCACGAGGGCGAGGCGACCCGGCTCGACTACAGCACGGACGACGAATTCATCTCGACGGCGTCGCCGCCCAACGACGTCGGCATGGTCGGCAAACTCATGGAGGCCTACCTGGCCGAGGTCTCCTCGGACGTGAACCTgcccatcgacaagttcaccggTCTCACCGAGATGATCCCGCACCGCGCCAGGTTTAACGAGGACGGCATGTACCGCGCCATCGACATCTACTTGAAG GCGCATCCGCATCTGAGCGAGGCCGAGAGGAAGAAGGTGTGCAAGGCGATGGACTGCCAGCGGCTGTCGCGCGAGGCGTGCGCGCACGCGGCGCAGAACGACCGGCTGCCAGTGCAGACGGTGGTGCAGGCCCTCTACCACGAGCAGCGGCGCCtgggcgaggcccccgcgcacCCGCCCAGCCGCGCGTCGTCCTTCTCCGGCGGCGAGTCCCCGGCCCAGTCGCTGCCCTACAAGCCGGCGCGGAGCCTCAGGGGCCGGCAcgcccggggcggcgcggcgcaggacGACTTGTCGCGGCTGCAGCGGGAGAACGAGGAGCTCAGGATGGAGCTGATGAGGCTGAAGATGCGCCTGCGGGACCCTCCGGCCGGgggcggagctccgccgccgccggggcgggcCCCGCTGCCGAAGAAGCCCGGCAGCGGCGGGTTCATGAACAACGTGTCCAGGAAGCTCGGGCGGCTGAACCCGTTCCTGCGGCATGACGCCATGGGTGGCGGGAAGGTGCGCGCGAAGCCGCCAAAGGATCGGAGGCACTCGATCGGCTGGTGA
- the LOC120691647 gene encoding CASP-like protein 16, with the protein MFASRPVVHPMEVAAPAPANPAQQQPAGVLMKDLPGMPGTPSGLALRVTQFLLATVSLAVMSSTSDFASVTAFCYLIAAAILQCVWSLSVAIVDIYALLVKRCLRNRRLVALFAIGDGITCGVIFSGACAAAGITVLINGDLQMCSENHCASFQTAVSMAFMCSFSLTPSFVLNFWSTAFAYSRVAAAG; encoded by the exons ATGTTCGCGAGCCGGCCGGTGGTGCACCCcatggaggtggcggcgccggcgcccgcgaacccggcgcagcagcagccggcgggCGTGCTGATGAAGGACCTGCCCGGGATGCCGGGGACGCCCAGCGGGCTCGCGCTCCGCGTCACGCAGTTCCTCCTCGCCACCGTCTCGCTCGCCGTCATGTCGTCCACCAGCGACTTCGCCTCCGTCACCGCCTTCTG CTACCTTATTGCAGCAGCTATTTTGCAATGTGTTTGGAGCCTATCAGTAGCCATTGTGGACATATACGCACTGCTTGTTAAACGTTGTCTACGAAATCGTCGGCTTGTTGCTCTTTTTGCCATTGGAGATGGG ATCACATGTGGAGTAATCTTCTCTGGAGCATGCGCTGCAGCTGGAATCACCGTCTTGATCAACGGGGATCTGCAGATGTGCTCGGAGAACCACTGTGCTAGTTTCCAGACTGCAGTATCGATGGCATTCATGTGTTcgttttctctcacaccatccTTTGTGCTGAACTTTTGGTCGACCGCGTTCGCATATTCCCGCGTTGCAGCAGCTGGATAG
- the LOC120692792 gene encoding uncharacterized protein LOC120692792: MGYWWERVVLPVRRVWLGVASRFGVRQTGLWRLRQEVSTCEYEDVHVMWEMLSRTTTAPAPAPAPRRHSRFRQQPRPWGGRFRLCQGF, translated from the exons ATGGGGTACTGGTGGGAGCGCGTCGTGCTGCCGGTGCGGCGGGTCTGGCTCGGCGTCGCGTCCCGCTTCGGGGTTCGCCAGACAG GGCTGTGGAGGCTGCGGCAGGAGGTGAGCACGTGCGAGTACGAGGACGTGCACGTGATGTGGGAGATGCTGAGCCGCACCAccaccgcgccggcgccggcgccggcgcccaggCGGCACAGCCGGTTCCGGCAGCAGCCGCGGCCGTGGGGCGGCAGGTTCCGCCTCTGCCAGGGCTTCTAG